A region of Homo sapiens chromosome X, GRCh38.p14 Primary Assembly DNA encodes the following proteins:
- the TSC22D3 gene encoding TSC22 domain family protein 3 isoform 2 (isoform 2 is encoded by transcript variant 2), with protein sequence MNTEMYQTPMEVAVYQLHNFSISFFSSLLGGDVVSVKLDNSASGASVVAIDNKIEQAMDLVKNHLMYAVREEVEILKEQIRELVEKNSQLERENTLLKTLASPEQLEKFQSCLSPEEPAPESPQVPEAPGGSAV encoded by the exons ATGAACACCGAAATGTATCAGACCCCCATGGAGGTGGCGGTCTACCAGCTGCACAATTTCTCcatctccttcttctcttctctgcttgGAGGGGATGTGGTTTCCGTTAAGCTGGACAACAG TGCCTCCGGAGCCAGCGTGGTGGCCATAGACAACAAGATCGAACAGGCCATG GATCTGGTGAAGAATCATCTGATGTATGCTGTGAGAGAGGAGGTGGAGATCCTGAAGGAGCAGATCCGAGAGCTGGTGGAGAAGAACTCCCAGCTAGAGCGTGAGAACACCCTGTTGAAGACCCTGGCAAGCCCAGAGCAGCTGGAGAAGTTCCAGTCCTGTCTGAGCCCTGAAGAGCCAGCTCCCGAATCCCCACAAGTGCCCGAGGCCCCTGGTGGTTCTGCGGTGTAA
- the TSC22D3 gene encoding TSC22 domain family protein 3 isoform 3 (isoform 3 is encoded by transcript variant 3), whose amino-acid sequence MDLVKNHLMYAVREEVEILKEQIRELVEKNSQLERENTLLKTLASPEQLEKFQSCLSPEEPAPESPQVPEAPGGSAV is encoded by the exons ATG GATCTGGTGAAGAATCATCTGATGTATGCTGTGAGAGAGGAGGTGGAGATCCTGAAGGAGCAGATCCGAGAGCTGGTGGAGAAGAACTCCCAGCTAGAGCGTGAGAACACCCTGTTGAAGACCCTGGCAAGCCCAGAGCAGCTGGAGAAGTTCCAGTCCTGTCTGAGCCCTGAAGAGCCAGCTCCCGAATCCCCACAAGTGCCCGAGGCCCCTGGTGGTTCTGCGGTGTAA